The Trueperaceae bacterium genomic sequence CGTGCCGATGCCGCGTTGGCCGAGGAAGTCGGCGACGCCCATCGCGGTGGTCGGGTTGGGGCGCGCGGCGGGGATGCCGCCGTAGGCGCTGCAGGTGCCGGCGGCGATGACGGCGGCGGCGTGCTTCGAGATGTGCTCCACCTTGTGGACGCCGGTCTCGCCGGTCGGGCCGATCGTGAGGTAGCCGCCGTCCTCGGCGACGGGGACCGAGCCCTCGAAGACGGCGATGTACTGCCCGTCGTAACGCTCGATGGCGTCGGCGAGGACGTCCTCGGCCGCTTGGCCGGAGGGCGCCATGAGGATTTCGGCGTACTCGAGGCTGATGAGGTCGAGCAGCAGTTCGTCGGTGCCGGGGTTGGCGTTGCGGATGAGCGCCATGCTGTTCCCGCTGCACGACTGCAGCTCCTGCCAGATGACCGGCAGGCGGGTGGCGACCTCCTGGGCGCGGGCCACGCGCAGGTCGAACATCGGGGGAAGGCCCAGCGTCGCGGTCATCACCGCCGACATCTTCAGGAAGTCGCGGCGGCTGAGGCCGCGGCGCTTGAGGACGTCGTCGAGGGTGACGTCGTGGACCGGGTCCTGCGCTTCGAGCCGGTCGAGGTTCTTGTCGGCCTCCGCCGCGAGCCACTCGTAGTGCTCCTGGGTGCGTGCCTCCAGGTCGTGGGTCGGGTCGGGGCCTGCGTGCCGATGGGCTGTCGTCATGCGCTCCTCCTCGCGCGGTCGATGCGTCCCCCGGGGCGCATCGTGGGCGGGCCGGGTCGCTCCCTCGGCCCTGGGTTCACGGGTTCGGATCGCACCCCCGCCGCATGGCCGGCGGCTGGGGCGTGACGCGATCCGTCCCTCGCGATGCGGCGAACGTAGCAACGCACACGGTGGGCGTGATGGGGCATCCGTCCCCGGACTTCGTGAACGTTTTCACGTGAGGGACGGGGCCGGCCCGCCCCTCCCCCCGGCGGGACGTTCGTCCCTCGGGCCCCTCATGGGTCGCTCCTACGCTTGGGGCAACCGACGCGACGACCCCGCACGACGCCATCGGTCGACGCACGGGCGGTCGGCCGCCACGCACCGGGCGTGGCGCACGCCGCACCCCCTCACCCCGGGAGGATCCCGGCCTCCCGAAAGGACGGAACCGACATGACGCGACGTCCCCTCCCCCGCCTCCTCGCCCTCGCCGTGGCGTTCGCTTCGCTCGCCGCCCTGCTGAGTCCCGCCTTGGCGCAGGAGGGCGAGGTCGACCCGCTCATCGCCCGCGCGCAGGCGCTGTTCGAACCGATCCCCGAGGGCCACGCCGAACTCGAGGACAACCCCTACAGCGACGCCAAGATGGAGCTCGGGCGGATGCTGTGGTTCGACCCGCGCCTCTCCGCCTCCTGGGCGATCAGCTGCAACAGCTGCCACAACGTCGGAATGGCCGGCGTCGACCTGCAGCCCAAGTCGATCGGCCACGACTGGCAGCGCGGCGGCCGCAACTCACCGACGATGCTGAACGCGGTGTTCAACATCGCGCAGTTCTGGGACGGCCGCAGCGAGGACCTCGCCGCGCAGGCGATGGGCCCCATCCAGGACGCCCTGGAGATGGCCAACACCCCCGAGCAGGCGGTCGCCACCCTGAAGAGCATGCCCGGCTACGTCGAGGCGTTCGACGCGGCGTTCCCCGACCAGGAGGACCCCGTGACCTTCGAGAACGTCGCGCTGGCGATCGAGGTGTTCGAGTCGACCCTCCTCACCCCCAACGCGCCGTTCGACCTGTTCATGCAGGGCGACGAGACCGCCCTCACGCAGGAGGAGAAGGACGGCTTCGAGCTGTTCGTCAACAAGGGCTGCGTGAGCTGCCACATGGGCATCAACATCGGCGGGACCGGCTACTTCCCGTTCGGCGTCGTCGAGCGCCCCGACGCGTTCATCCTCCCCGAGGACGACCTGGGCCGCTACGCGGTCACGAACGTCGAGGCCGACAAGTACGCCTTCAAGTCGCCCAGCCTCCGCAACATCGAACTCACCCCGCCGTACTTCCACTCCGGCACCGTCTGGAGCCTCGAGGACGCGGTCCGCATCATGGGCGACGCGCAGCTCGGTGCGACGCTGACCGACGACGACGTCGCCAAGATCACCGCCTTCCTGCGTAGCCTGACCGGCGACCAACCGGAGGTGACCGTCCCGGCCCTCCCGAAGATCACCGAGGACACGCCCCTCCCGACCCCCGCCGCGCAGGAGGACGCGAGCGCCTCCGCGGAGTGAGTCCGGCCCGCGCCGCCCCGCCCGGGGGCGCGCCGCGGACCCCACCCACCCCACGACGAGCAGGCGCCCGCCCCCGAGGGGGCGGGCGCCGCGCCTTGCGGACGACCGTGCGGGGTCAGCCCTGCTGCTTCGGGGCGGGGCAGGTGTTCACGCCCAGCACCCGGTACAACCCGCAGTAGCCGAGCGCGCCGGTCGCGATCAGCACGACCCCCACGATCCCGGCGGCCCAGCCGAGGCCC encodes the following:
- a CDS encoding hydrogenase small subunit, with product MTTAHRHAGPDPTHDLEARTQEHYEWLAAEADKNLDRLEAQDPVHDVTLDDVLKRRGLSRRDFLKMSAVMTATLGLPPMFDLRVARAQEVATRLPVIWQELQSCSGNSMALIRNANPGTDELLLDLISLEYAEILMAPSGQAAEDVLADAIERYDGQYIAVFEGSVPVAEDGGYLTIGPTGETGVHKVEHISKHAAAVIAAGTCSAYGGIPAARPNPTTAMGVADFLGQRGIGTPVVNLPACPVSSTNVVGTILEYAMFGRLPSLDAYGRPLWAYQDRIHDKCERRGHFDAGEFVEGWTDIEGLKAGLCLFKVGCKGPMAYNNCGVVRYNEGASWPIMAGHGCIGCSEPGFWDTLTPFEVPLAGRVYATPFGTDADADTIGTVALGAAAAGVAIHAGATAVKAATESRSDAKKEQ
- a CDS encoding DUF2892 domain-containing protein; this encodes MTKNEGPLDRAVRVVIGIVLLALPVFGVAAGGLGWAAGIVGVVLIATGALGYCGLYRVLGVNTCPAPKQQG
- a CDS encoding cytochrome-c peroxidase — translated: MTRRPLPRLLALAVAFASLAALLSPALAQEGEVDPLIARAQALFEPIPEGHAELEDNPYSDAKMELGRMLWFDPRLSASWAISCNSCHNVGMAGVDLQPKSIGHDWQRGGRNSPTMLNAVFNIAQFWDGRSEDLAAQAMGPIQDALEMANTPEQAVATLKSMPGYVEAFDAAFPDQEDPVTFENVALAIEVFESTLLTPNAPFDLFMQGDETALTQEEKDGFELFVNKGCVSCHMGINIGGTGYFPFGVVERPDAFILPEDDLGRYAVTNVEADKYAFKSPSLRNIELTPPYFHSGTVWSLEDAVRIMGDAQLGATLTDDDVAKITAFLRSLTGDQPEVTVPALPKITEDTPLPTPAAQEDASASAE